AGTCGCGTGCGTAATAATGCGAATGACAAAATCTGGGTCTGGGGATTTAATACTCATCCCTGTATGAATTTTCAACACCGTGGTGCCATTGAAGAAATGCTGGACTGGTTGAATGAGAGTTTCATCAATCACACCATTGTTGCAGGGGATACAATCGCCGTGTATGCCTCGTCTTCGGAAATTTATCAACAGTATCTGGACTGGGAAGCGGTGAATCCCGGCGTTTCATCATTCAATTATGTAGAGGGCGATCCCTATCCTTACACTTACGAAGCTATGCCGGTTCTGTTAGACAGTGCAGGATATGATACTTTCGTATACCTGGGTGATAACCTGAATGTTCATAAAATGATTAAAAGAGAACAACCGATCTATGCTGTATGGACTAATTTCGGAACAGAAACCATAGATTTTTCTTCGCAGATATCCGGGGAATTACTGACTACCGATGGGCATGGCAATCAAACTTTTCAAAGCAGTACAAGTCTATTTGTTACTGAAGAACCTCTTTTTGTGGAATCCAGCACCACTTCGATTGAAGATACAGGTGAAATTCCTGCCTGTGTTCGATTGAATCAGAACTCTCCAAATCCATTCGGTTCTAATACCACGATCTCCTTCACAACAGTAGAGAGCATAGCCGGTACGGAGCTTGTTATCTACAACATCAGCGGGCGAATAGTGAAAACCCTTGTGAATTCAGTTCTTCCAGCAGGAGAGCACAGTGTTTCGTGGGATGGAACAGACGAAAACGGCCATCCTGTCGGCTCGGGTATTTATTTCTGTCATTTGATATCTGGAAATAATCCTTCCGAGAGCAGACGAATGGTGCTTGTGAAGTAGCGGTAAAGGAGAAAATCATGTTGATAGAAAAATCAGATATTCTGATTTTCGGGATATTCATATTTATCGGAGCAGTTCAACCGTCAACAGTTTTCGCACAAACTTTTGAGGATTCTCGCTTTGGGATCTTTGGAGCTTACGCTTTGGAATACTACTGGTTTATGGAGCAGATGGAATTTTGCGATTCAGAATATTGGAACTGGGTTGACGGACATTTCGAAAACCTGGGAACACATTGGACCCGTTCAAACACGCAACTTATCTGGGAACTAATAGAACCAGAATTGAATGGAAACTACGTCTGGAATATTCTTACTAATCCCGATAGTGTGATCACAAATATCTACAATAGCCCCGCCGGTGTTAATTGGCTTGGTTGTTTTCATGTCGGGAGGGAGGAGGACTTCAGGAATCCGTTGGATTACCCGGATAACTGGCAGAATTTTCTAATGGCTGCTGTTGATCGTTACAATGGAGATGGCATTAATGATTTAAACGAATTTGTTAATGTGAAATACTGGCAGATTGGAAATGAAATACCTGGTTTGCAAAGTGCAGGTTTGACACCGGAAGATTA
The genomic region above belongs to Candidatus Aegiribacteria sp. and contains:
- a CDS encoding T9SS type A sorting domain-containing protein, translated to MLKKTIFVWVFMTIICSTSSANPNEPPINIIFDVHNEPMGIGPNYLQRREEVNWLRDIALFYGAKLSLQSNGEYMEFCLENGHQNDFLQYLSAGFDIGTHTHLVTYEGPHNWIDHYGEPLTFDLVNQIIGDAEMFVDSVIGAENNYSLCTMTGKAYIDTMMQIHQFDFVTGPGEEGYFYFGHQAWNPFRPATWENSGACEEDLTTQFITIPHLPQINEPDNTHGMYLLLPQMKRRFLMIYIEWLSRVRNNANDKIWVWGFNTHPCMNFQHRGAIEEMLDWLNESFINHTIVAGDTIAVYASSSEIYQQYLDWEAVNPGVSSFNYVEGDPYPYTYEAMPVLLDSAGYDTFVYLGDNLNVHKMIKREQPIYAVWTNFGTETIDFSSQISGELLTTDGHGNQTFQSSTSLFVTEEPLFVESSTTSIEDTGEIPACVRLNQNSPNPFGSNTTISFTTVESIAGTELVIYNISGRIVKTLVNSVLPAGEHSVSWDGTDENGHPVGSGIYFCHLISGNNPSESRRMVLVK